The following proteins are encoded in a genomic region of Gammaproteobacteria bacterium:
- a CDS encoding DUF190 domain-containing protein, protein MQGYQLTFFTQQDRRHGNLPLGEWLIHEARKLGVAGATLIAATEGFGHDRKLHSAHFFDLAEQPIEIVMAISQEDASRLFEKLREESINIFYIKTPIEFGMTGEV, encoded by the coding sequence GTGCAAGGCTATCAATTGACATTCTTCACGCAGCAGGATCGTCGTCACGGCAATCTTCCTCTGGGCGAGTGGCTGATCCACGAGGCACGCAAGCTCGGGGTGGCTGGCGCCACATTGATCGCTGCCACGGAGGGTTTCGGTCATGACCGCAAGTTGCACTCGGCGCACTTTTTCGACCTGGCAGAGCAGCCCATCGAGATCGTGATGGCCATCAGCCAGGAGGATGCGAGTCGCCTGTTCGAGAAACTGCGCGAAGAGAGTATCAACATCTTCTACATCAAGACTCCGATCGAGTTCGGCATGACCGGGGAGGTTTGA
- the crcB gene encoding fluoride efflux transporter CrcB — translation MLSSILAISLGASMGAVTRWLLGTSLNAVFPTIPPGTVAANLLGGYLIGVALAIFANHPGIAPEWRLLIITGFLGGMTTFSTFSAEVTTLIQQGRLIWAMTAIGIHVVGSLVMTLLGLWTVALLKRI, via the coding sequence ATGCTGAGCTCCATTCTCGCCATCAGCCTGGGCGCTTCCATGGGTGCCGTTACGCGCTGGTTGCTCGGCACTTCGCTGAACGCTGTCTTTCCCACCATCCCGCCCGGAACCGTGGCCGCCAATCTCCTGGGCGGCTACCTGATCGGCGTGGCGCTTGCCATTTTCGCCAACCATCCGGGCATCGCGCCTGAATGGAGACTGCTAATCATCACCGGGTTCCTGGGCGGCATGACAACCTTCTCGACCTTCTCGGCGGAAGTCACCACGCTCATCCAACAGGGCCGACTGATCTGGGCAATGACCGCAATCGGTATCCACGTCGTTGGCTCGCTCGTGATGACTTTGCTCGGGCTCTGGACTGTGGCCCTGCTGAAGCGCATTTGA